One stretch of Arachis hypogaea cultivar Tifrunner chromosome 20, arahy.Tifrunner.gnm2.J5K5, whole genome shotgun sequence DNA includes these proteins:
- the LOC112784750 gene encoding uncharacterized protein yields the protein MERNLTEVNASWVREFYCNYFKTSLDAVNLRGKQILVTEESIEDVLKLLPKSDQLDGYQRAEEDMRFMKFDWDAVKARIALDPTVPWIMGQNTTMPKGIKRIYLNDEAQLWHQILSNFIMPSTHKTEIPAAMITLLWCVMEGKDMYLPRFIRYYMARVHVRGTLPFPYLITQLGRRADVPWEDADEKPPAAECKKIIPHSRNFLALGYRPSFLSATAETATPSAGPSSSTATLATTTAPPPAPEPVYHLVHRLFRRLDQMERRNKRRYEHLKLMIRSGDIPSEPDTPSEASEEEANDHEAETHPQSEAAQTDTEQAASHQEAPPRIQAVDPAIPIQSAPPMQQADLQTTTIETPATHPSTDDTPHPA from the coding sequence atggagagaaacctgactgaggtcaatgcatcttgggttcgggaattctactgcaattacttcaaaacttccctagatgcagtgaaccttaggggaaagcagattctggtcactgaagagtccatagaggatgttctgaaacttctacctaaatctgatcagctggatggttatcaaagagctgaggaggatatgcgcttcatgaagtttgattgggatgcagtcaaggccaggatagcccttgacccgaccgttccttggattatgggtcagaacaccaccatgccaaagggaatcaagcggatttacttgaatgatgaggctcagctctggcatcagatacttagcaacttcattatgccgagtactcacaagactgagataccagccgctatgatcaccctcctatggtgtgtgatggagggtaaggacatgtacctgccacgctttatccggtactatatggccagggtccacgtccgaggcactcttccctttccttatctgattacacagctaggccgtcgagctgacgtgccttgggaggatgctgatgaaaagccacctgctgcagaatgcaagaagattatccctcacagcaggaactttctggctttgggctacagaccttcTTTCCTCAGTGCTActgctgagacagccacaccatctgccggcccctcttcctctacagctacccttgccaccaccactgcacctccacctgccccagagcccgtctatcatctagtacaccgcctgtttcgacggcttgaccagatggagcgtcgcaacaagcgacgctacgagcacctgaagctgatgatacgatctggcgacatcccctccgagcctgatacaccatccgaggcatctgaggaggaggcgaatgatcacgaggcagagacccatccacagagcgaggcTGCGCAGACagacacagagcaggctgcatcacatcaggaggctccgcctcggattcaggctgtagacccagcgatccctatccagtcagcacctcctatGCAGCAGGCAGATCTTCAGACCACCACCatagagactccagctacccacccttccactGATGACACtccacaccctgcttga